The following coding sequences lie in one Benincasa hispida cultivar B227 chromosome 6, ASM972705v1, whole genome shotgun sequence genomic window:
- the LOC120080245 gene encoding uncharacterized protein LOC120080245, with translation MGGCASTPSKNIRTRKKLHHQFGKYGRKISRSIPRAIIKRKSNAGNRVTDYAVSEFVHMDLESGATTTCRRSEVSNSTFHLTQLQWLHSQYDANTIAQDEAWFDSVSVLDSDSDDEFSSLHGDGFPSVGNAIGNISSGQVVQYERSSCFLENKCKYEEYHESYLKIDGGKPESIKNKDEYAFGLMGSHGNEISSKKRSMIDHSYGSFKGLKEDWRSSVEKNQETIIKSALPRMVPSISFNEKILNSQTPQGHKKQSAVFRLSFKRRSCDGEETIEKCQSKKYLYRPRAGHIPCFSGEKTPPGSWSEIPPSTFKLRGESYFKDKKKYPAPNASPYVPIGVDLFMCPKKINHIAQYLELPLVKSDAKVPPLLIVNIQLPIYPAAMFLGDSDGEGMSLVLYFKVSEKFDKDISLHYQESIKKLVDDEMEKTKGFTKDSTVPFRERLKIMAGVVNPEDLHLSSTERKLVSAYNEKPVLSRPQHNFYKGQNYFEIDLDIHRFSYISRKGLESFRERLKNGILDLGLTIQAQKPEELPEQVLCCVRLNKIDFMDHGQIPTLVTLEED, from the exons ATGGGAGGCTGTGCATCAACACCATCAAAAAATATTAGAACTCGGAAGAAGCTGCATCATCAGTTTGGAAAATATGGTAGAAAGATTTCCAGGTCTATCCCAAGAGCTATCATAAAAAGAAAGAGCAATGCAGGAAATAGAGTCACTGATTATGCTGTCAGTGAGTTTGTTCATATGGATCTTGAGAGTGGTGCAACCACTACTTGTAGAAGATCAGAAGTTTCAAATTCAACATTCCACCTCACTCAGTTGCAATGGCTCCATAGTCAGTATGATGCAAACA CAATTGCCCAAGATGAGGCTTGGTTCGACTCTGTCAGTGTTCTGGACTCTGATTCAGATGATGAATTCAGCAGTTTGCATGGAG ATGGTTTTCCATCCGTGGGAAATGCTATTGGGAACATCTCAAGTGGCCAAGTGGTTCAGTATGAAAGATCGTCATGCTTTCTAGAAAACAAGTGCAAATATGAAGAATACCATGAAAGCTATCTGAAAATAGATGGAGGAAAACCAGAAAGTATTAAAAACAAGGATGAATATGCTTTTGGTCTGATGGGTAGCCACGGTAATGAAATTTCCAGCAAGAAGAGGTCGATGATAGATCATTCTTATGGCAGCTTCAAAGGTCTAAAAGAGGATTGGCGTAGTTCTGTAGAGAAGAATCAAGAGACTATTATTAAGTCTGCCTTACCACGTATGGTTCCTTCTATAAGTTTCAATGAAAAGATTCTGAATTCTCAGACTCCTCAGGGACACAAAAAGCAGTCAGCAGTTTTCAGGCTTTCTTTTAAGAGACGGTCATGTGATGGAGAAGAAACCATAGAAAAAT GCCAATCAAAGAAGTATCTATACCGTCCTAGAGCTGGGCATATACCATGTTTTTCAGGAGAGAAAACACCCCCAGGAAGCTGGTCCGAGATTCCACCATCAACTTTCAAACTCCGTGGTGAAAGCTACTTCAA AGACAAGAAGAAATATCCTGCTCCAAATGCCAGTCCTTATGTTCCAATTGGCGTTGATTTATTTATGTGTCCCAAGAAAATCAATCACATTGCTCAATACCTGGAGCTTCCTTTGGTAAAATCTGATGCAAAAGTGCCTCCATTACTCATTGTAAACATTCAG TTGCCTATTTATCCTGCTGCAATGTTCCTGGGTGATAGTGATGGAGAGGGAATGAGTCTTGTTTTGTATTTCAAAGTCTCTGAGAAGTTTGATAAGGATATATCCCTTCATTATCAGGAAAGTATCAAG AAATTGGTTGATGATGAGATGGAAAAAACCAAAGGATTTACAAAAGATTCTACTGTTCCATTCAGGGAAAGGCTAAAGATTATGGCAGGGGTGGTTAATCCAGAGGATCTCCATTTGAGCTCCACTGAAAGGAAGCTCGTCAGTGCGTATAACGAAAAACCTGTCCTCTCACGGCCTCAGCACAATTTTTATAAG GGTCAAAATTACTTTGAGATCGATCTAGACATTCATCGTTTCAGCTACATATCAAGAAAGGGACTTGAATCATTTCGAGAACGTTTGAAAAATGGAATACTTGATCTCGGTTTAACCATCCAG GCACAAAAACCTGAAGAACTGCCAGAGCAAGTTCTCTGTTGTGTGAGGCTGAATAAGATTGATTTTATGGATCATGGACAGATACCTACATTAGTGACCCTCGAAGAAGACTGA
- the LOC120079374 gene encoding transmembrane protein 230 has protein sequence MASRRNVRYRSLATDDNDLDSEGSPYDPRFYYTPKAFDKIPWKSIALAIFLLVLGILLLFLSYFVLTGHMAGEKSQAYGLLALGFLTFLPGFYETRIAYYAWRGANGYRFASIPDY, from the exons ATGGCATCTAGACGGAATGTTCGCTACCGCTCCCTTGCCACTGATGATAACGATCTTGATTCAGAGGGAAGTCCATATGATCCTCGCTTTTACTATACACCAAAAGCTTTTGACAAGATCCCCTGGAAATCCATCGCTCTTGCTATCTTCCTGTTAGTTCTTGGAATATTACTTCTCTTTCTATCATATTTCGTATTAACCGGTCACATGGCAGGAGAGAAATCACAAGCTTATGGTCTTTTAGCTTTGGGGTTTCTTACATTCCTCCCAG GCTTTTATGAGACTAGGATTGCATATTATGCATGGAGAGGAGCCAATGGATATCGCTTTGCATCCATTCCCGATTACTAA